In Verrucomicrobia bacterium CG1_02_43_26, one genomic interval encodes:
- a CDS encoding EscD/YscD/HrpQ family type III secretion system inner membrane ring protein: protein MPEEKKYLLKILSGPHQGAEVVLDKGDLVIGSDSECDLILSDVLIHPQHIKVTISDEGSILIAPLDLPVYLDGNEIKKQSYEINPFQFISLGTTHIVIGPATEDWPSISAADAPSLTKDKEEAKPTVGEDVTKEQLGKAASAANLEAEGEPEEPVVEIVPEQKIFGVSNKVFGAAVGGILLIAFAMAVIFLMPSNTKNDIPQAQSIENRTNAIKAILQDFDHEDDFIIRTDGDTGRITVEGWVDAREEKKDIELALMRLGGGISIRVWSQEKIMEDAQELINMLKVSVTIEPTADKGVYKAIGYVGDDKVWDNVRKNLSKDVAGIRYLQDEVITGKKAQAIANKVLSEYELDGKIDFFPMMDYIKVVGTISESSIDAWKAARVAVWEEMGYPVPMENQVMIASAGKVFFSTEIDSVNIGETGWIVVKGGEKVFTGGTLPGGFVVKSIGKEGIVLKRGDQQITIQPGGSL, encoded by the coding sequence ATGCCTGAAGAAAAAAAATATTTATTAAAAATTTTATCCGGACCCCATCAAGGCGCTGAAGTCGTCTTAGATAAGGGGGATTTAGTTATCGGAAGCGATTCTGAATGTGATTTAATTTTGTCGGATGTATTAATACACCCACAGCATATTAAAGTAACCATCTCAGATGAAGGCAGTATTCTGATTGCACCTTTAGACTTACCCGTCTATCTGGACGGCAATGAAATCAAAAAGCAGTCCTACGAGATAAACCCCTTTCAATTTATATCCCTGGGCACGACTCATATTGTCATCGGCCCAGCCACAGAAGATTGGCCCTCTATTTCCGCAGCAGATGCCCCTTCATTAACAAAAGACAAAGAAGAAGCTAAACCTACCGTAGGCGAAGATGTCACAAAAGAACAACTAGGAAAAGCCGCTTCAGCCGCAAATCTTGAAGCAGAAGGTGAACCCGAAGAGCCTGTTGTTGAAATTGTTCCAGAGCAAAAAATCTTTGGCGTTAGCAATAAGGTGTTCGGTGCCGCTGTGGGGGGAATACTCCTCATCGCCTTTGCAATGGCCGTCATTTTCTTGATGCCCAGCAACACCAAGAACGATATCCCTCAAGCACAATCCATTGAAAACCGAACGAATGCGATCAAGGCCATTTTACAAGATTTTGATCATGAGGATGACTTTATTATTAGAACCGATGGCGACACCGGCCGTATCACAGTCGAGGGTTGGGTAGATGCTAGGGAAGAAAAAAAGGATATAGAGCTTGCTTTAATGCGCCTAGGTGGAGGAATCAGCATCCGTGTCTGGAGCCAGGAAAAGATCATGGAGGATGCCCAGGAATTGATCAATATGCTCAAAGTAAGCGTCACCATAGAACCCACAGCGGATAAAGGCGTCTATAAGGCCATAGGCTACGTTGGGGATGATAAAGTTTGGGATAATGTCCGCAAAAACCTTTCTAAAGACGTTGCGGGAATACGTTACTTACAAGACGAAGTTATTACAGGTAAAAAAGCGCAAGCGATTGCCAATAAAGTACTATCGGAATATGAATTAGATGGAAAAATTGACTTTTTCCCGATGATGGACTACATTAAGGTTGTGGGAACGATATCTGAATCATCGATAGATGCATGGAAAGCTGCCCGAGTAGCTGTCTGGGAAGAGATGGGTTACCCTGTTCCGATGGAAAACCAAGTGATGATCGCAAGCGCTGGAAAAGTGTTCTTTAGCACAGAAATAGATAGCGTAAACATCGGTGAAACCGGTTGGATTGTCGTTAAAGGCGGCGAAAAAGTATTTACCGGGGGCACGCTCCCGGGGGGATTCGTAGTGAAGAGTATTGGTAAGGAAGGAATCGTCCTCAAACGGGGAGATCAACAAATAACCATACAACCCGGAGGTAGTTTATGA
- a CDS encoding L-glutamate gamma-semialdehyde dehydrogenase — MSTQDLEPRIIECGKLFFKTIENEKPSLFNKGRWIGKVMDWSMRDEAFKVNMFRFVDVFPSLNTSKLLMRHIEEYFPADDPSTPTIFKWGVKVASVMGAGFAIGPIIRGNIASMAKQFIIGENAKQAIKALKSLRQDGFAFVVDLLGEATVNEDEAEQYVATFLELLDVLAKEQGNWDSLSGNFGESKSLDWGYAPKVQISVKPTALYSDIKPVSFERSVAKIVERLASIYERVISLKGSMCIDMESTKYKDITIEAFKRLRSDKRFRGYPHLGIVLQAYLTDTEKDLKDLLEWAKGENLPIEVRLVKGAYWDYETVIARQNTWEPPVWQQKSETDAAFERLARLMLENSDICYFACGSHNIRSIAAVVEMAKALNVPEDRYEFQVLYGMAEPVRKAVLKNTSRVRLYCPYGEMVPGMAYLVRRLLENTANESFLRQSFVEASDIVKLLQDPFHKIKPRVEAICDPRVKFRTEPAIDFTIDKVREHFKAAIGKVRESLGKTYPVYIDGEEVHKDTVITCVNPNHTEEILGYVCEADLKDVDHAIKSAKGSFPVWRAKTPEERAEYLFKAADVARHNSYNLAAWQVLATGKQWDQAHGDVTEAIDFFDYYAHEMLRLGNVQRLGNLPGEVNKLFYEGKGVAAIIAPWNFPLAISAGMVAAALVAGNTIVYKPSELSPIIGSQLADILRSVGLPRGVFNFVPGYGKSIGDAIVDHPDVSLIGFTGSKATGLRIIERAAKVYPGQKGIKKVICEMGGKNAIIVDDDADLDEVVPQVLYSAFGYQGQKCSACSRLIVLDGIYDKLMERLKKALRDKTIGNSEDPSHFMGALIDKNAQEKTLKYQEIARKEGKVLFETPSAQVPKKGYFVPIMVVEGITPECRLAQEEVFGPLLAVMRVKDFNQAIEWANDSEFALTGGVFSRSPENLLKAQKEFRVGNLYLNRGSTGALVGRQAFGGFHMSGGGTKAGGPDYLLNFMDPRLITENTMRRGFTPDMD, encoded by the coding sequence TTTAGAGCCCCGTATTATTGAATGCGGAAAACTATTTTTTAAAACTATTGAAAATGAGAAACCCTCATTGTTTAACAAAGGCCGCTGGATTGGAAAAGTAATGGATTGGTCTATGCGCGATGAGGCGTTTAAAGTGAACATGTTTCGCTTTGTAGATGTGTTTCCTAGCCTTAATACCTCTAAACTATTGATGCGCCATATAGAAGAGTATTTTCCGGCTGACGACCCTAGTACTCCAACGATATTCAAATGGGGCGTGAAAGTAGCCTCTGTGATGGGAGCAGGATTCGCCATAGGGCCGATTATACGGGGCAACATAGCCTCTATGGCCAAGCAGTTTATTATAGGTGAAAATGCAAAACAAGCGATTAAGGCCTTAAAGAGCCTCCGGCAAGATGGGTTTGCTTTTGTAGTAGATTTACTGGGCGAAGCGACCGTTAATGAAGACGAGGCAGAGCAGTATGTAGCGACATTTCTAGAACTTTTGGACGTGCTTGCCAAGGAGCAGGGTAATTGGGACAGTTTGTCTGGAAACTTTGGCGAAAGTAAATCACTTGATTGGGGGTATGCACCCAAGGTACAGATCTCTGTGAAGCCAACCGCGCTGTATTCGGATATTAAGCCGGTTAGTTTTGAACGCTCTGTTGCAAAGATAGTAGAGCGATTGGCCTCCATTTACGAACGAGTGATTTCGCTGAAAGGATCCATGTGCATAGACATGGAATCAACTAAATATAAGGACATTACCATAGAAGCCTTTAAACGCCTACGCTCCGATAAACGCTTTCGTGGTTACCCTCATCTAGGAATTGTGCTACAGGCATATTTAACGGATACAGAGAAGGATCTGAAAGATCTGCTAGAGTGGGCTAAGGGGGAAAATTTGCCAATAGAAGTACGATTGGTAAAGGGAGCCTACTGGGATTACGAAACTGTTATCGCGCGGCAGAATACATGGGAGCCTCCTGTTTGGCAGCAAAAGAGTGAAACGGATGCGGCGTTTGAGCGACTGGCTCGCCTCATGCTAGAGAATAGTGATATTTGTTACTTCGCCTGCGGTTCGCATAACATACGCAGCATTGCAGCTGTTGTTGAAATGGCAAAGGCGCTTAATGTGCCAGAAGATCGATACGAATTTCAAGTGCTTTATGGTATGGCGGAGCCCGTTCGCAAAGCTGTTTTAAAGAACACATCACGCGTGCGCTTGTATTGTCCGTACGGAGAAATGGTTCCAGGGATGGCTTATTTAGTGAGACGTTTACTGGAAAATACAGCTAACGAATCTTTCCTGCGTCAAAGCTTTGTGGAAGCCTCTGATATTGTCAAATTGTTACAAGACCCCTTTCATAAAATAAAGCCCAGAGTAGAGGCTATCTGTGATCCTAGAGTAAAATTTAGAACAGAACCTGCGATTGATTTTACCATCGATAAGGTTCGTGAGCACTTTAAAGCCGCTATTGGAAAGGTTCGCGAATCTTTGGGGAAAACATACCCGGTTTATATTGATGGGGAAGAAGTGCACAAAGACACGGTTATCACATGCGTAAACCCAAACCATACGGAAGAGATTTTGGGCTATGTGTGCGAGGCAGATCTTAAGGACGTTGATCATGCTATCAAATCAGCAAAAGGCTCGTTTCCTGTTTGGCGAGCTAAGACACCGGAAGAACGCGCTGAATACTTATTCAAGGCCGCGGATGTGGCCAGGCATAATAGCTACAACCTTGCTGCCTGGCAGGTGCTAGCTACGGGCAAGCAATGGGATCAAGCTCATGGAGATGTTACGGAGGCGATCGACTTTTTTGATTACTACGCGCACGAAATGTTACGCTTGGGGAACGTACAGCGTTTAGGAAATCTTCCCGGCGAAGTGAATAAACTTTTTTATGAAGGAAAGGGCGTTGCTGCGATTATTGCCCCCTGGAATTTCCCTTTAGCGATTAGCGCCGGAATGGTTGCCGCGGCTCTTGTTGCCGGAAATACCATTGTTTACAAGCCGTCTGAATTATCGCCCATTATAGGGAGTCAGCTCGCCGATATACTGAGGTCAGTAGGGCTGCCCAGAGGCGTATTTAACTTTGTGCCCGGTTATGGAAAAAGTATCGGAGACGCTATCGTAGACCACCCAGATGTCAGCCTAATCGGGTTTACAGGTTCTAAAGCAACTGGACTACGCATTATAGAGCGGGCCGCAAAGGTTTATCCAGGCCAAAAAGGAATCAAGAAAGTGATCTGCGAAATGGGCGGCAAGAACGCGATTATCGTAGACGATGATGCCGATTTAGACGAAGTAGTTCCACAAGTATTGTATTCAGCGTTCGGATACCAAGGGCAAAAATGCTCCGCGTGCTCCCGGTTGATTGTCTTGGACGGTATATATGACAAGTTGATGGAACGTCTCAAGAAAGCCCTTCGAGACAAAACAATTGGAAACTCAGAAGATCCTTCTCATTTTATGGGCGCCTTAATTGATAAAAACGCGCAGGAAAAAACGCTTAAATATCAAGAGATAGCTCGAAAAGAAGGCAAAGTGCTATTTGAAACTCCTAGTGCGCAGGTGCCCAAAAAAGGTTATTTTGTACCGATTATGGTCGTGGAGGGTATCACTCCCGAATGCCGATTGGCACAAGAAGAAGTATTTGGGCCATTATTAGCCGTTATGCGCGTGAAGGATTTTAACCAAGCCATTGAATGGGCGAACGATTCGGAGTTCGCGCTTACGGGAGGTGTGTTTAGCCGAAGCCCGGAAAACCTACTAAAGGCACAAAAAGAGTTTAGGGTAGGTAATTTATACCTAAACCGAGGCAGTACAGGCGCATTGGTTGGACGCCAAGCCTTTGGTGGCTTCCATATGTCTGGAGGGGGGACTAAAGCAGGCGGGCCGGACTATTTGCTTAATTTTATGGATCCTAGGCTAATTACCGAAAATACAATGCGCCGTGGGTTCACTCCAGATATGGACTAG
- a CDS encoding EscJ/YscJ/HrcJ family type III secretion inner membrane ring protein, which yields MKKRRFPFIQLFLAIIVLALAGCGKDNLYTDLSEKEANEMIAILKNRGIDTSKAAGKENTWIVQVSSGDFSDAVDILSALGYPKDNFASLGTVFEKSGLVSSPTEERIRFMYALSQQLAETLTHIDGVLTARVNIVLQENNPLNEVISPSSAAVFIKYRRGSGVEDAAAMIKNMVTNSIEGLSYDKVTVAFFPSDLSDYDVEAYNASHAARSSNATFWVVVGSILFLLVVAILATGYWYWENQKKPVSIPPKTEEE from the coding sequence TTGAAAAAAAGACGTTTTCCATTTATTCAACTTTTCCTGGCCATTATAGTCCTTGCGTTAGCAGGCTGCGGAAAAGACAACCTTTACACTGACCTTTCTGAAAAAGAGGCGAATGAGATGATCGCCATCTTGAAAAATAGGGGTATTGACACCAGTAAAGCCGCTGGTAAGGAAAATACGTGGATCGTACAAGTATCATCAGGTGATTTCAGTGATGCCGTAGATATATTGAGCGCCTTGGGCTACCCTAAAGACAATTTCGCAAGCTTAGGCACCGTGTTTGAAAAATCAGGGCTCGTATCCTCCCCTACCGAAGAGCGTATTCGGTTCATGTACGCGCTTTCCCAACAGCTTGCCGAAACGCTTACGCATATCGATGGCGTTTTAACCGCTCGCGTAAATATTGTTTTACAGGAAAATAATCCGCTCAATGAAGTGATTAGCCCTTCTTCAGCAGCTGTATTTATAAAGTATCGTAGAGGTTCAGGTGTCGAAGACGCGGCAGCTATGATTAAAAACATGGTCACCAATAGTATCGAGGGGCTTTCTTACGATAAAGTAACCGTGGCTTTCTTTCCTTCAGATCTTTCTGATTACGATGTTGAAGCGTATAATGCGAGTCATGCCGCTCGCTCTTCAAACGCCACTTTTTGGGTTGTTGTCGGCAGCATCCTCTTTTTACTCGTAGTCGCTATCTTAGCAACAGGCTACTGGTATTGGGAAAACCAAAAGAAACCAGTTTCTATCCCTCCGAAGACGGAAGAAGAATAA
- a CDS encoding thiazole synthase encodes MISPLATEPLVIADRTFHSRLFVGTGKFPSQEKMRDTLSACGTELVTVALKRASIDGTKDPFADILDYLEPEKYLVLPNTAGAMNAEEAVRIARLARAAGLPNWVKLEIHPDPNYLLPDPIETLKAAEILVKEGFVVMPYINADPVLALRLQDVGCAVVMPLGSPIGTNRGIETRRQIEIIIEQARVPVVVDAGIGMPSHAAEAMEMGADAVLVNTAIAIAGDPIQTAQAFALAVQAGHVCRKNNMNTGFAAKATSPLTTFLD; translated from the coding sequence ATGATAAGTCCATTAGCTACAGAACCGCTGGTTATCGCAGACCGTACCTTTCATTCACGCTTGTTTGTAGGGACGGGTAAGTTCCCCTCTCAGGAAAAGATGCGAGACACCCTATCCGCATGCGGCACGGAACTCGTAACCGTTGCCTTAAAACGTGCCAGCATTGATGGTACAAAAGACCCCTTTGCGGATATCCTAGATTATCTGGAGCCCGAGAAATATCTTGTATTGCCCAATACCGCCGGTGCCATGAACGCGGAAGAAGCGGTGCGAATAGCCCGTTTGGCAAGAGCGGCCGGGTTACCAAATTGGGTGAAACTAGAGATACACCCAGATCCTAATTACTTATTGCCGGATCCGATTGAGACCCTAAAAGCGGCTGAAATTTTAGTGAAAGAAGGATTTGTTGTGATGCCGTATATTAATGCAGATCCTGTGCTGGCCCTGCGTTTACAAGACGTGGGTTGCGCGGTGGTTATGCCTCTTGGATCTCCTATTGGGACGAATAGAGGGATTGAGACAAGGAGGCAAATTGAGATTATTATAGAACAAGCACGTGTGCCTGTTGTTGTAGACGCGGGTATTGGGATGCCTTCCCATGCCGCTGAGGCAATGGAAATGGGGGCAGACGCAGTTTTAGTAAATACGGCGATTGCGATCGCGGGGGATCCTATTCAAACAGCCCAAGCCTTTGCGTTAGCCGTTCAAGCAGGGCATGTTTGTCGTAAGAACAATATGAATACAGGCTTTGCGGCTAAGGCAACGAGCCCGTTAACAACCTTTTTAGATTAA
- a CDS encoding thiamine biosynthesis protein ThiH: MLQKGRAETLGEFAALLSPRAGIQIEGLAQCSQYIAQKHYGKTIRLFAPLYLSNECINTCQYCGFSRNNPIPRVTLPVETVFQETQLLAQQGFRSLLLVSGEHPKYVANGYVEECVRECLKVMPSINLELAPMETEPYIPLVKAGSEMLVVYQETYHQPTYQKMHIAGPKKNYKWRMDTMERGYKADFRRLGIGVLLGLYDWRYEAISLAAHAQYLLKHCWRSQISISLPRLRPAAGAFQPEQQYGVSDRAFVQLICALRMFLPHISVVLSTREAPELRNALVPLGITHMSAGASTEPGGYSSYNTETWKQTKNQPGEQFHIADERPPIEVANMIRSLGYEPVWKDFDQSLATEESVSKK, encoded by the coding sequence ATTTTACAAAAAGGAAGAGCGGAAACACTGGGGGAGTTTGCCGCATTATTATCTCCTCGGGCAGGTATTCAGATTGAAGGGCTTGCGCAGTGCTCACAGTACATTGCCCAGAAACATTACGGGAAGACGATACGCTTATTTGCGCCTCTGTATTTATCAAATGAGTGTATTAATACATGCCAGTATTGTGGTTTTTCAAGAAACAACCCTATACCGCGGGTAACCCTGCCGGTTGAGACAGTTTTTCAGGAAACGCAGCTACTGGCGCAACAAGGTTTTCGATCCCTATTACTCGTCTCAGGGGAGCACCCTAAGTATGTCGCAAACGGTTACGTGGAAGAATGCGTGCGCGAGTGCTTGAAAGTTATGCCCAGTATTAATTTGGAACTAGCGCCGATGGAAACCGAGCCCTACATTCCCCTCGTGAAAGCGGGGAGCGAGATGCTAGTAGTCTACCAGGAAACCTACCATCAGCCTACTTACCAAAAGATGCACATTGCGGGCCCTAAAAAAAATTACAAGTGGCGCATGGATACTATGGAAAGAGGTTATAAAGCAGATTTTCGTAGATTAGGGATCGGTGTATTATTGGGGTTGTATGATTGGCGTTACGAGGCTATTTCACTCGCGGCACATGCGCAATATTTGTTAAAACACTGCTGGAGATCTCAAATTTCGATCAGTTTGCCACGATTAAGACCTGCGGCAGGCGCCTTTCAACCCGAGCAGCAATACGGCGTCAGCGACCGAGCATTTGTTCAACTAATCTGTGCGCTGAGAATGTTCTTACCTCATATATCCGTTGTGCTATCCACACGGGAAGCGCCTGAATTAAGAAACGCGCTTGTGCCGCTTGGGATTACGCACATGAGTGCCGGGGCAAGTACGGAGCCCGGGGGTTATAGTTCTTATAATACAGAGACCTGGAAGCAGACGAAAAACCAGCCGGGAGAGCAATTCCATATCGCGGATGAACGCCCGCCGATAGAAGTTGCGAACATGATTCGTAGTCTAGGCTATGAGCCTGTTTGGAAAGATTTTGATCAATCCCTCGCAACAGAAGAATCCGTATCCAAAAAATAA
- a CDS encoding thiamine biosynthesis protein ThiS, with protein MTVFANGKQYSCACDAQLVAFLQSIQMDIERVVVEHNETALTREEAKRVTLADGDKLELLRIVAGG; from the coding sequence ATTACCGTATTTGCTAATGGCAAGCAATATAGCTGTGCTTGTGACGCGCAACTGGTAGCCTTTTTGCAATCGATACAAATGGATATCGAGCGAGTCGTCGTCGAACATAATGAAACAGCTTTAACACGCGAAGAAGCTAAACGGGTAACGCTTGCCGATGGGGATAAACTCGAGCTATTGCGAATCGTTGCTGGAGGATAG